One Nicotiana tomentosiformis chromosome 4, ASM39032v3, whole genome shotgun sequence genomic window carries:
- the LOC104111290 gene encoding uncharacterized protein produces MAVPWSMTLWVAKMVWVALSGWVVSCLTIADEVAGSIRSGDIGPFHVG; encoded by the coding sequence ATGGCAGTTCCATGGAGTATGACACTGTGGGTGGCTAAGATGGTGTGGGTGGCATTGAGTGGTTGGGTAGTCTCTTGCTTGACTATTGCAGATGAGGTTGCTGGCTCTATTCGAAGTGGCGATATTGGTCCTTTTCATGTTGGTTGA